One Maniola hyperantus chromosome 17, iAphHyp1.2, whole genome shotgun sequence DNA window includes the following coding sequences:
- the LOC138403515 gene encoding uncharacterized protein produces MNTELESDWKCPSCTSKRPKGNNENTPVRNDTKLLSEQNTAKRSNKRAAFSPPEQSCSTEQSDFREMVRDILKTEMSEMVTHITASIKSVLNSELKLLREEITDMKNSISFINDQYDDFIKEYRANEMMLKDLKENNNKLEATIENLHIRINDLEQRSRSNNLELQCIPERKNENLIAIIEQLGSVIGQDTTPDKILNVTRVAKVNRLSTRPRSIIVQFNSPLTRDGFLAAVIKHNKSNPTDKLNTSHIGIGAGGEKKPIYVVEHLSPENKALHAATRMKAKEKGYRYVWVRNGRILIRKDDSSDYKIVKNMDFLNKLS; encoded by the coding sequence ATGAACACGGAACTAGAGTCTGACTGGAAATGCCCCTCATGTACGTCAAAAAGACCGAAAGGTAACAATGAAAATACGCCTGTACGTAATGATACCAAGTTACTTAGCGAACAGAACACAGCGAAAAGATCGAACAAACGAGCAGCTTTTTCTCCTCCGGAACAATCATGTTCTACTGAACAAAGCGATTTTCGAGAAATGGTTAGAGACATTTTAAAGACCGAGATGAGCGAAATGGTTACACATATAACAGCATCAATCAAAAGCGTATTAAATAGCGAATTAAAACTTTTACGAGAAGAGATTACAGACATGAAAAACTCGATAAGCTTTATTAACGACCAATATGATGATTTTATTAAGGAATACCGCGCTAATGAAATGATGTTGAAGGATttaaaggaaaataataataagctaGAAGCAACCATAGAAAATCTACATATACGTATAAATGATCTTGAACAACGATCCAGATCAAACAACTTGGAACTACAATGCATTCCTGAAAGAAAGAATGAAAATCTGATTGCAATCATCGAACAGTTGGGAAGTGTGATAGGTCAGGATACAACTCCAGATAAAATCTTAAACGTCACAAGAGTTGCTAAAGTGAATCGTCTGAGTACCCGTCCTAGATCCATCATTGTACAATTTAATTCTCCGTTAACAAGAGACGGTTTCTTAGCGGCAGTTATTAAACATAATAAAAGCAATCCCACTGATAAGTTAAATACTTCTCACATTGGAATCGGAGCTGGTGGTGAAAAAAAGCCTATCTATGTAGTCGAACATCTGTCACCAGAAAATAAAGCTTTGCACGCTGCGACTAGAATGAAAGCAAAAGAAAAAGGATATAGATATGTTTGGGTCCGTAATGGCCGTATCCTGATCCGTAAGGATGATAGCTCGGAttacaaaatagtaaaaaacatggattttttaaataaattaagttag